The Bdellovibrio bacteriovorus region CAAACTCTCTAGTGGTCGCGAATTCCACGGGGTTATCCACATTCAAGGCTGTCGATACTTTCGACAGCTTCAGAATTCTTTTCTGAAAACATTTCGGGGCCCACATGAGCACCTGGCTTATGTTAAAAAGACCTCATGAAAAGAACGTGCATTTTAATTATTAGTGCTATCGTCCTTTGCGCCTTCAACTCATTTGCAAATTCTGAAGAGTCGTTTGCCCGAGGCTTCCTTATTGCTGTCGACACCCGCGATCACAAAGCGTGTGAACAAGCCTTCTTAAGAGTTTCTGGCGCCACCGGCCTGAAAATCTCAAGCTTGTGTGCTCAAGACGGCCGTAATCCTTTTGCCGTGGCGGTGATCACCGTTCCTATTGATGAATTCGAATTTCTTTCTGAAGTCACAAATAAACACGGCTCGAATGCGCGCGCGGCTCGCTCTGACAGGTCCGTGATTATGACTCTGCCGCATGATCGCGACACGGAAACATACTTTCGCATTTCTGCACGCCGCGATCGCATGTCGATCACGGTCTTCCGCGAAAGTGATTTTGGTGCGATGGATGAGCGTCGCGAACGCTTTCTTATCATGTCTTTCGTGATGAAAAATACGGGCTCTCAGGGATTGCAGGATCAGCGCGTGGCTTCTTCCATTGATCGTCGCTTGGTCTACAATCGTGGTGCGACGGAATTAACTCAGTCACAGTACAAATCCATCGCCACCAAAGCCTCGAACATTATTGATGCCATCAATGGTGCCGTTCAAAATATCACTTCGCCGCGTGTTTCCTTAGATGTCTTCGTTCCTCCAGATGCTTGCGATGCCAATCGCTTCTGTCCTAATGAAGATGTTATTCGCCTCGGTTTAAGCGTCGTGATTCGCTTTTAAAATCAAGCAGAGGGCGGGATTATTTCCGCCCAATTTTCGTTTGACTATTTGCAGCAAAAATCCTATTAAAAGCCCCAACTCTGGGAGCTAAGATGAAGAAACTATTAATTTTTATTCTGTTGGCAGCAAGCCCTGCTTTCGCCGGCCGTATTGATGAAATCGTGATCATGACGACTGAAAGCGTGGAAGAGACTTTGGATCTTTGGAACGCTGATAAAACGTATGAAATCACTTATCAGGATTTCACAACGCCGGACCAAGGATTTGACCTTGCGGTGAAAACCAAGCTCAACGTAAAGAATGTCCGCGAGAGCCAAAACCAAGAGTGGACATGTGTCACTCAATTCGTTAAAACTCCTAGGTTCTTTGACGTTTCTAAAACAGATTGTAAATAAACAAGGAGATACCATGGCTATCGAGCAAACATTCTCAATCATCAAGCCAAATGCAATGAAGAAAAACGCTATCGGCGACATCATCAGCATGTTTGAAGCAAACGGCTTGAAAATCGCTGCTGCGAAAATCACTATTCTTTCTAAAGCTAAAGCTGAAGAGTTCTATGCTGAACACAAAGAACGTCCTTTCTTTGGCGAACTAGTTTCTTTCATGACTTCAGGCCCCGTTTGCTTGATGTGTTTGCAAGGCGAAAACGCAGTTTTGAAAAACCGCGAAATCATGGGTGCTACTGATCCTAAAAAAGCTAACGCTGGAACAGTTCGCGCTAAATTCGGCGACAACGTTGGTGAAAACGCAGTTCACGGTTCTGACTCTGCAGCTTCTGCAGCTCGCGAACTTGCTTTGTTCTTCGAAAAACAAGAAATCTGCAACGTTTAATTATTTAAACTGAAATTGCGATTTTAAATGTCTGCAAAATCAAACAAGGGGGGAGCGCAAGCTCCCCTTCTTGGTTCAAAGATCAGATTGAATATTGAAAAGCTTGCCATTGGCGGTGCTGGAGTCGCTCGACACGAGGGCATGGTTGTCTTCGTTCCTCAAGCAGCGCCTAATGAAGAAGTTTTGGCCGAAGTCACTTTGGTCAAAAAGAATTTTGTCGAAGCAAAAATCCTGGAAGTTCTAAATCCGGGAGCATCTCGCCGAACGCCTCCTTGCCCGGTTGCCAACGTTTGTGGTGGCTGTAACTGGCAGCACATCACCGAAGAAGAACAGCTCGCACAAAAAGAGAAATTGGTTTTTGAAACTCTAAAAAAGTTCAATCCCTCTTTGGAATTTGAATATCTGCCAATTCAAAAAAGTCCCCGTTCTTTAAGATATCGCAACCGCATTCAACCAAAGTTCCAACACGGTCGTTTTGGTTTCTTTGCACGAAACTCTCACGATATTGTTGAAATCACCGACTGTCCGATTACTGAAGAGGCCTTGACCGAAAAGTTCGCGGAAGTGAAAGCTTGGGCTCAGCAAAAGAATACCAAAGAACTGCTTCGTCTTGAAATGTACATCTCGGAGGAAGGTCTAGTTCGCCACGGCCTTATCACGGATGAGGACGACGGCATTGGCTTTTCTCAAGTGAATCGCTTTCAGAACGAAGACCTGGTTCGCACCGCCCTAGACTGGGCTGGTGATTATGAATTCAAAAATGTTTTCGATCTTTATGCCGGCGCGGGAAATTTCACATTTCCTTTGGCACAAAAGTATTCGTCTTCCATGATCACCGGAGTGGAGCTAAATCCCAAGCTCGTTGAACGCGCGAAAAGCAAAATCAAAGAAAAACGTATGAAGTACTTCCTTTCCGACGTTGAAAACTACATGCGACGCGCTCAAATCGGGACTGAAGACTTGGTTTTACTGGATCCTCCTCGTGCGGGAGCCAGTGAATACATCATGCGAGCCCTGGCCTCGGCGGCTCCGAAAAGAATCATCTACATCAGCTGTCATCCGGTGTCTTTGGCCCGCGATCTTAACTGGTTCTTTGCTTGGGCGCAGAAGCTAGGAAAATCGGCGAAGTTAGCAAGGGTGCAAACCTTTGAAATGTTCCCTCAGACCGACCATGTTGAGACTATTGCAGAGCTCAGGGTTGACTCTTAGTCTTCAAATGATACCTTTTTAACATGCGTAAATGGATTCTCGCACTGACTCTTTTATCTGCACTTGGATGTGCCAGTCAGGACAAGCAAAAAGCTGATTTGTACTTGCGAATGGGTGCTGCTCAAATGGAAAGCGGTAACTATCCGTATGCGCTTCGCGACCTTCTTAAAGCAGAAGAACTTGATCCTAAAAATGCGGCGACTCAGAACAACTTGGGTCTCGTCTACTTTTTCCGTGAACGTTATGATTTAGCCGAAAAACATTTGCACCAAGCTTTAGAGCTTGAGCCCAAGTACACTGAAGCCCGCAACAATCTTTCTCGCGTCTTAATTGAACAAGGAAAATATGCGGATGCGGAAAAAGAACTTCGCGTTGTTTTAGCAGATCTCACTTACC contains the following coding sequences:
- a CDS encoding tetratricopeptide repeat protein, producing the protein MRKWILALTLLSALGCASQDKQKADLYLRMGAAQMESGNYPYALRDLLKAEELDPKNAATQNNLGLVYFFRERYDLAEKHLHQALELEPKYTEARNNLSRVLIEQGKYADAEKELRVVLADLTYPTPEKAYINLGLAKFNQKDFTGSRSAFTKVLNVNPDDCIGNTYFGRTFFETEDYARAAETLDRAIGFCQKSLYDEPHYYSALAYYRLGDKSKSVARFEELIKYYPTGKYREKAKGMLSLIRKGH
- the ndk gene encoding nucleoside-diphosphate kinase; the encoded protein is MAIEQTFSIIKPNAMKKNAIGDIISMFEANGLKIAAAKITILSKAKAEEFYAEHKERPFFGELVSFMTSGPVCLMCLQGENAVLKNREIMGATDPKKANAGTVRAKFGDNVGENAVHGSDSAASAARELALFFEKQEICNV
- a CDS encoding class I SAM-dependent RNA methyltransferase; translated protein: MSAKSNKGGAQAPLLGSKIRLNIEKLAIGGAGVARHEGMVVFVPQAAPNEEVLAEVTLVKKNFVEAKILEVLNPGASRRTPPCPVANVCGGCNWQHITEEEQLAQKEKLVFETLKKFNPSLEFEYLPIQKSPRSLRYRNRIQPKFQHGRFGFFARNSHDIVEITDCPITEEALTEKFAEVKAWAQQKNTKELLRLEMYISEEGLVRHGLITDEDDGIGFSQVNRFQNEDLVRTALDWAGDYEFKNVFDLYAGAGNFTFPLAQKYSSSMITGVELNPKLVERAKSKIKEKRMKYFLSDVENYMRRAQIGTEDLVLLDPPRAGASEYIMRALASAAPKRIIYISCHPVSLARDLNWFFAWAQKLGKSAKLARVQTFEMFPQTDHVETIAELRVDS